Proteins from one Ahaetulla prasina isolate Xishuangbanna chromosome 2, ASM2864084v1, whole genome shotgun sequence genomic window:
- the CCNT1 gene encoding cyclin-T1 isoform X1, which yields MLAGACVPPPAHALWSTATTAIMSVSSAAAAGGGRRWYFTREQLARSPSWRLGLDPDKELSYRQQAANLLQDMGQRLNVSQLTINTAIVYMHRFYMVQSFTHFHRNAVAPAALFLAAKVEEQPRKLEHVIKVTHACLHPLEAAPDTRSEGYLQQAQDLVILESIILQTLGFEITIDHPHTHVVKCTQLVRASKDLAQTSYFMATNSLHLTTFSLQYTPPVVACVCIHLACKWSNWEIPVSTDGKHWWEYVDATVTLELLDELTHEFLQILEKTPNRLKRIRNWRACQAAQRKSKTDDQSEDDGLSEQTILSMISRSASDTTIAGLMSMSTSSTTGATASLPATGGESPGERGSTDISSDSWMAQHPPHKQEVSHRANEISANPDHLHHDNSSGGSFVKQNIKSAPLAKVSLKEYRAKHAEELAAQKRQLENMEANVRSQYAYAAQNLLVQQQRERDVQQEENSPIVLKIPLGNNSDGSERPPTEKADKPSSALKVRLPASGDKPIASSKQDDIKVRIKVPPPTERHNLSDENNGKSRGEHKEKHKIHSSNHHHHHNHHSHKHSHGQPVVNTKRPGDPKHVNPTGIVSHKGYVPNCSSRKRPLSEETSVTVHEHQPKISKSSKGPTVPFPFSQHSGHSLEAAGLSFPQANKTRGAHGKLDKSTAGANGHNMNQSIDYQDTVNMLHSLLSAQGMQPTQSSNFDFVHHYGEYLNPRAAASIDKPRPPPLPSEPPPPLPPLPK from the exons ATGCTGGCCGGAGCGTGCGTGCCTCCTCCGGCGCATGCGCTGTGGTCGACGGCGACGACGGCCATCATGTCGGTGTCTAGCGCGGCGGCTGCGGGAGGTGGAAGACGCTGGTATTTCACCCGAGAGCAGCTCGCTCGGAGTCCTTCCTGGCGCTTAGGACTCGACCCGGACAAGGAGTTATCGTACCGGCAGCAAGCAGCTAACCTGCTTCAGGATATGGGCCAGCGCCTCAACGT TTCTCAACTGACTATTAATACAGCAATTGTTTATATGCATCGATTCTACATGGTTCAATCCTTTACCCACTTTCATCGAAAT GCTGTGGCACCAGCTGCCCTTTTCCTGGCAGCCAAGGTGGAGGAGCAACCTCGAAAATTGGAGCATGTCATCAAGGTTACTCATGCCTGCCTGCACCCTCTGGAAGCTGCTCCTGATACACGGAGTGAG GGTTACCTGCAACAAGCCCAAGACCTGGTCATTCTAGAGAGCATAATACTGCAGACCCTGG gaTTTGAAATTACCATAGATCATCCTCATACTCATGTGGTGAAGTGCACACAGCTAGTTCGAG CCAGCAAGGATCTAGCACAAACTTCCTACTTCATGGCAACCAACAG CCTTCACCTAACAACCTTCAGCCTGCAGTACACCCCTCCCGTTGTGGCCTGCGTCTGCATCCACTTGGCCTGTAAGTGGTCCAACTGGGAGATCCCAGTCTCCACGGACGGGAAGCACTGGTGGGAGTACGTTGATGCCACTGTAACTCTGGAACTCTTGGATG AATTAACTCATGAATTCCTTCAAATCCTTGAGAAAACTCCTAATCGACTGAAACGAATCAGGAATTGGCGG GCCTGTCAAGCAGCCCAGAGGAAATCGAAGACGGATGACCAAAGTGAGGATGATGGTCTCTCAGAACAGACAATCCTCAGCATGATCTCTAGAAGCGCATCAGACACGACTATTGCAGGCCTGATGAGCATGTCAACGTCTTCAACCACCGGAGCCACTGCTTCACTTCCAGCTACAGGAGGAGAGTCTCCAGGGGAACGAGGTAGTACAGATATTTCATCAGACAGCTGGATGGCTCAACACCCTCCGCATAAACAAGAGGTCAGCCATAGAGCTAATGAAATTTCTGCCAATCCTGATCATCTACATCATGATAACAGTAGTGGCGGTTCTtttgttaagcaaaacatcaaGAGTGCACCACTAGCAAAAGTATCATTAAAGGAATACCGTGCAAAACATGCTGAGGAGTTGGCTGCGCAGAAACGGCAGCTAGAGAACATGGAGGCAAATGTGCGTTCTCAATATGCTTATGCTGCCCAGAACTTGCTTGTGCAACAGCAACGTGAACGGGATGTGCAGCAGGAGGAGAATTCTCCAATTGTCCTGAAAATCCCTCTAGGCAACAATTCTGATGGTTCCGAACGGCCTCCTACTGAAAAAGCTGATAAACCCTCATCTGCACTTAAAGTACGGTTGCCTGCCTCAGGAGACAAGCCTATTGCTTCTTCCAAACAAGATGATATAAAAGTGCGCATTAAGGTGCCACCTCCCACGGAACGACACAACCTGTCTGATGAAAACAATGGCAAGAGCAGAGGAGAGCACAAGGAAAAGCATAAGATCCATTCTTCTAACCACCATCACCATCATAACCATCATTCTCACAAACATTCACATGGGCAACCTGTTGTCAACACCAAACGTCCAGGGGATCCCAAGCATGTTAACCCAACTGGCATTGTGTCACACAAGGGTTATGTCCCAAATTGTTCCTCCCGTAAGAGACCACTTTCTGAGGAGACCTCAGTTACAGTCCATGAACATCAGCCCAAAATCAGTAAAAGTTCCAaggggcccactgtgccattccCGTTTTCTCAGCATTCTGGCCACAGCTTGGAAGCAGCTGGTCTATCTTTCCCGCAGGCTAACAAAACCAGAGGGGCTCATGGAAAATTGGACAAGAGCACTGCTGGGGCCAATGGACATAACATGAACCAGTCCATTGACTATCAGGATACAGTGAACATGCTGCACTCCCTGCTCAGCGCACAAGGCATGCAACCCACCCAATCGTCCAATTTTGACTTTGTGCATCATTATGGTGAATACTTGAACCCCAGGGCTGCTGCAAGTATTGATAAACCACGACCACCCCCACTCCCATCAGAACCTCCCCCTCCTTTACCACCACTCCCAAAATGA
- the CCNT1 gene encoding cyclin-T1 isoform X2 → MATNSLHLTTFSLQYTPPVVACVCIHLACKWSNWEIPVSTDGKHWWEYVDATVTLELLDELTHEFLQILEKTPNRLKRIRNWRACQAAQRKSKTDDQSEDDGLSEQTILSMISRSASDTTIAGLMSMSTSSTTGATASLPATGGESPGERGSTDISSDSWMAQHPPHKQEVSHRANEISANPDHLHHDNSSGGSFVKQNIKSAPLAKVSLKEYRAKHAEELAAQKRQLENMEANVRSQYAYAAQNLLVQQQRERDVQQEENSPIVLKIPLGNNSDGSERPPTEKADKPSSALKVRLPASGDKPIASSKQDDIKVRIKVPPPTERHNLSDENNGKSRGEHKEKHKIHSSNHHHHHNHHSHKHSHGQPVVNTKRPGDPKHVNPTGIVSHKGYVPNCSSRKRPLSEETSVTVHEHQPKISKSSKGPTVPFPFSQHSGHSLEAAGLSFPQANKTRGAHGKLDKSTAGANGHNMNQSIDYQDTVNMLHSLLSAQGMQPTQSSNFDFVHHYGEYLNPRAAASIDKPRPPPLPSEPPPPLPPLPK, encoded by the exons ATGGCAACCAACAG CCTTCACCTAACAACCTTCAGCCTGCAGTACACCCCTCCCGTTGTGGCCTGCGTCTGCATCCACTTGGCCTGTAAGTGGTCCAACTGGGAGATCCCAGTCTCCACGGACGGGAAGCACTGGTGGGAGTACGTTGATGCCACTGTAACTCTGGAACTCTTGGATG AATTAACTCATGAATTCCTTCAAATCCTTGAGAAAACTCCTAATCGACTGAAACGAATCAGGAATTGGCGG GCCTGTCAAGCAGCCCAGAGGAAATCGAAGACGGATGACCAAAGTGAGGATGATGGTCTCTCAGAACAGACAATCCTCAGCATGATCTCTAGAAGCGCATCAGACACGACTATTGCAGGCCTGATGAGCATGTCAACGTCTTCAACCACCGGAGCCACTGCTTCACTTCCAGCTACAGGAGGAGAGTCTCCAGGGGAACGAGGTAGTACAGATATTTCATCAGACAGCTGGATGGCTCAACACCCTCCGCATAAACAAGAGGTCAGCCATAGAGCTAATGAAATTTCTGCCAATCCTGATCATCTACATCATGATAACAGTAGTGGCGGTTCTtttgttaagcaaaacatcaaGAGTGCACCACTAGCAAAAGTATCATTAAAGGAATACCGTGCAAAACATGCTGAGGAGTTGGCTGCGCAGAAACGGCAGCTAGAGAACATGGAGGCAAATGTGCGTTCTCAATATGCTTATGCTGCCCAGAACTTGCTTGTGCAACAGCAACGTGAACGGGATGTGCAGCAGGAGGAGAATTCTCCAATTGTCCTGAAAATCCCTCTAGGCAACAATTCTGATGGTTCCGAACGGCCTCCTACTGAAAAAGCTGATAAACCCTCATCTGCACTTAAAGTACGGTTGCCTGCCTCAGGAGACAAGCCTATTGCTTCTTCCAAACAAGATGATATAAAAGTGCGCATTAAGGTGCCACCTCCCACGGAACGACACAACCTGTCTGATGAAAACAATGGCAAGAGCAGAGGAGAGCACAAGGAAAAGCATAAGATCCATTCTTCTAACCACCATCACCATCATAACCATCATTCTCACAAACATTCACATGGGCAACCTGTTGTCAACACCAAACGTCCAGGGGATCCCAAGCATGTTAACCCAACTGGCATTGTGTCACACAAGGGTTATGTCCCAAATTGTTCCTCCCGTAAGAGACCACTTTCTGAGGAGACCTCAGTTACAGTCCATGAACATCAGCCCAAAATCAGTAAAAGTTCCAaggggcccactgtgccattccCGTTTTCTCAGCATTCTGGCCACAGCTTGGAAGCAGCTGGTCTATCTTTCCCGCAGGCTAACAAAACCAGAGGGGCTCATGGAAAATTGGACAAGAGCACTGCTGGGGCCAATGGACATAACATGAACCAGTCCATTGACTATCAGGATACAGTGAACATGCTGCACTCCCTGCTCAGCGCACAAGGCATGCAACCCACCCAATCGTCCAATTTTGACTTTGTGCATCATTATGGTGAATACTTGAACCCCAGGGCTGCTGCAAGTATTGATAAACCACGACCACCCCCACTCCCATCAGAACCTCCCCCTCCTTTACCACCACTCCCAAAATGA